The Thermovibrio guaymasensis genomic interval AAGAGCTCTTTCGGGTAGTGGGCCTTTAGGTAGGCTGTAACGTAGGCTAAGAACCCGTAGGCGGCAGAGTGGGATTTATTAAAGCCGTACTCTGCAAACTTTGCTATATCGTCAAAGAGCTTTTCTATTTTATCTTTTGGATATTCTCTTTCAACTGCCCTACTTACAAATATTCCCCTCTGCTCATCCATAATCTCCTTTTTCTTCTTACCCATTGCTCGCCTTAGAAGGTCAGCCTCTCCCAGTGAGTAACCTGCTAGGATGTTTGCAATCTGCATAATCTGTTCCTGATAGATAAAGAGGCCGTAAGTCTCTTTAAGGACCGGTTCAAGCTCGGGGAATATGTAGTCAACTTCCTCTTGACCGTGCTTTCTCCTTATGTAACTTTCAGCCATTCCGGAGTTTAAGGGACCCGGTCGGTAGAGGGCAACGAGGGCGATTATGTCCTCAAAGGTTGTAGGCTTGAGCCTTCTCATTAAGTTTCTCATTCCACTTGATTCAAGCTGGAAGACACCTATCGTATTTCCTTCCTGTAGGAGCTTAAAGGTCTTTTCATCGTCAAGGGGCAGTTTTGTCGGAACTATCTCTACTCCGTGCCTCTCCTTTATCAATTTAAGGGTTCTATCAATTATTGTGAGCGTCTTCAGGCCAAGGAAGTCCATCTTCAGGAGGCCGAGTGACTCTACCTGTCCCATGTCGTACTGTGTAGTTACGTCCCCGTCCTTACTCTTTGCAAGGGGTATGTAGTCTGTAAGGGTTTCGGGGGCTATCACCACTCCTGCTGCGTGGACGCCCGTTTGCCTTGTAAGTCCCTGAAGTCGCTTTGCAATCGTTATCAGCCTGTTTATGGTCGGGTCTTTCTCTGCAAGCTCCTTTATTTCGGGAGCTCTCTCAACTGCGTCCTCAACGCTCTTTGCGTCGTTCGGAATGAGTTTTGCTAGCTTATCTACCTCTTTTGGAGGGATGCCAAGGACCCTTCCAACGTCCCTTACGACCATCTTTGTCTTAAGGGTTCCGAAGGTAATGATTTGACAGACTTTATCCTCTCCGTACTTCTTCCTAACGTATTCAATTACTCTATCCCTTCCCTCCTGACATATGTCAACGTCAATATCGGGCATGGTTACCCTTTCAGGGTTTAAGAACCTTTCAAATAGGAGGTTAAACCTTAAAGGGTCTATGTCTGTGATTCCGATTGCGTAAGCAACCAGAGAACCTGCTGCAGAACCTCTTCCTGGACCTACCGGTATTCCGTTTCTCTTTGCCCAGTTTATAAAGTCCCAAACGATCAGGAAGTAACCGGGGAATCCCATGTTGTTTATTATCTGTAGTTCGTGCTGGAGCCTTTCGTAGTACTTCTTCTTTGTCTCACCGTCGGTTATTCCCTTTTCCTTAAACCTCCTTTCAAGTCCCTTCTCTGCAAGTTCTTTAAGGTATGTGAAGTAGTCGTAGCCTTCTGGGACTGTGTACTTGGGAAGTAAATACCCTTTGTTTTCAAACGTGTCCAGCTTAGCCTCTACTTTCTCTGCTATATCTAGAGTGTTAAATACTGCTTGAGGAACTTCCCTGAAGATCTCCATCATCTCCTGGGCATTCTTGAAGTAGAATTCCTTGCTGGGAAAGCGCATCCTCTTTTCGTCTGCTAGTTTCTTTCCAGTCTGGAGGCAAAGGAGAACGTCGTGGGCTTCCCAGTCCTCCTTGTTCAAGTAGTGGGCATCGTTTGTGGCCACCAGCTGTATGTCAAGTTTCTTTGAGAGCTCTATTAGGAATTTGTTTGCCCTTTCCTGTTCTTTGATTCCGTGGTATTGAACTTCAAGGTAGAAGTCATCTCCGAAGATTTCCTTGTACCACTTAGCTGCCTCAACTGCTTCTTTTTCCTTTCCAGTTAAGTATAGGAGTGGAACTTCTCCCTGGATGCACGCCGATAGGGCGATAAGGCCTTCTGAGTATTTCTCAAGGACCTCTTTATCTATACGGGGTTTATAGTAAAAGCCTTCAATAAAACCGATTGAACTTAACTTCATAAGGTTTTTTAGTCCTTTATCGTTCTTTGCTAGAAGGACTAAATGGTAACTTCCCTTTTCTCCCTCCTTCCTGTCAAATCTACTTCCCTTTGCTATGTAAAACTCCTGACCAATTATTGGTTTGATTCCTTGCTCTTTACAGGTCCTGTAGAGCTCGTAAGAGGCAAACATGTTTCCGTGGTCGGTTACTGCAACTGCCGGCATTCCTAGCTCTTTTGCCTTATCAACCAAGTCTTTTATCTTTATTGCCCCGTCAAGGATTGAATACTGGGAGTGGAGGTGAAGGTGGACAAAGTCTCCCTTCCTTACGCTTTCCATTTGAGCTCTCCTAAAAGAGATTTCCTGCTAAAGAGGAAATTATGAAATTTGCCGTTAGTTTACACCCTCCCTCCCCTTTGCTAGAATTTGGCCGAAATAAGGGAGAGGAAGTATGAGGAAGGACTTTTTAGTTGACTGGACTTTTGGGAAAGTAGCTCTCCTTTCAGCATTAATAGTTGTTTTCATTTTAGTTTCCCTCTTTATCGTCCTTTACAAAGAGTCCTCTTTAGCTGTTAGTACTTTTGGAGTTTGGAAGTTCATAACTTCTACTGTTTGGAATCCTCCTATGGAGAAGTTTGGGGGAGCTCCTGCGATTTTCGGAACTATCGTTAGTACTGTAATTTCAATAGCTATCGCAGTTCCTGTAGCTATTGGTATTGCTATATTCTTAACAGAAATTGCTCCTCACTTCTTAAGGACTCCGGTCGGCGTTGCTATAGAACTCCTTGCAGCAATTCCAAGTATTATTTACGGTATGTGGGGACTGTTTTTCTTTGCTCCATTCATGAGGGATAAGGTTCAGCCAGTAATCCATGCAACTCTAGGTAAGTTACCTGTAATCGGCCAATGGTTCTCAGGTTACACCCCCGGAATAGGTCTCTTAACGGCTTCAATAGTCCTTTCTATAATGATCCTTCCCTTTACAGCCGCAATTTCAAGGGACTCCTTCAACATGGTTCCCGACATCCTGAAAGAATCTGCCTACGCCCTTGGAGCTACAAAGTGGGACGTTATGAAGGACGTTGTAATACCTTATGCTAAGCTTGGAGTAATTGGGGGAATCATTCTCTCTTTGGGAAGGGCCCTTGGGGAGACGATGGCGGTTACGTTTGTTATGGGTAACCAGCCGGTAATTCCAAAATCCCTTTTAGAGCCTGCTACTTCAATTACTGTTACACTTGCAAATGAGTTTACAGAGGCTGACACTGATCTATACCTTTCAAGCCTTTTCTACCTAGCCCTTATTCTCTTTGTTATGAGCTTTATAGTTATAGTTATAGGTAAATTCCTCTTCCTAAAGAAAGTTGAGAGGTAAGGGTGGACGCCTTTAAAAAGAGAAAGTTAGTAAATAACATCGTTCTAATTCTCTCAACTCTTGCTGCCCTCCTTGGCCTCCTTTGGCTCTTCTGGATCTTAGGAACGCTCCTCTATAAGGGGCTTGGCTCACTTTCTCTTGAGGTGATAATCGGGGATCCGCCTTCTCCTGGAGATAACCATGGAGGTTTAAAGCACGCAATAGTGGGGCAGACTTTAATAGTCCTTACGGCTACGGTTATCGGAATTCCCCTTGGAATTCTTGCGGGAACTTTCCTTTCGGAGTATGGGAAGAACGGCCGAATAGCCAACATCATCAGGGACTTGTCCGACATAATGATGAGCATTCCTTCTATCGTGGTAGGTACTTTCGTTTACGCTCTGATGGTTAAGCCCCTCGGCCACTTTTCGGGCCTTGCAGGTTCGGTGTCCCTTGCAATTATGATGATTCCAATCATAGTAAGGACTACAGACGACATGTTAAGGATGGTTCCTCCAGAACTTAGAGAGGCTGCGTACGCTCTCGGAGCTACCAAGTATAGAGTTATTAAAGACGTCGTCTACAAGGCTGCAATTACTGGAGTAATAACGGGAGTTATCCTGTCAGTTGCTAGGATAGGTGGAGAGACTGCTCCGCTACTCTTTACCTCTTTTAATAACAACTTCTTCACTCTAAACATGTTCCAGCCTATGGCCTCTTTAACGGTTACAATGTACGATTACGCGATGAGCCCCTACAAGTACTGGCAGGACCTTGCCTGGGCTGCTGCGATTCTTCTAACCTTTGGAGTCCTCGGTGCAAATATCCTAGGAAGGGTAGTAGCACATAAGTTTAAGAAGTAGGAGGAAGGTTAAATGGAACTGAATACGCAGGAGCGTTTCATAATAGAACCTAAAGAACCGGCAAAAATTGTTGTTGAAAACCTCAACTTCTACTACGGTGAGAAGCACGCCTTAAAGAATATTTCCTTTAAGGTTCCTGAAAAGAAGGTAACAGCTCTGATAGGGCCTTCAGGCTGTGGAAAGACAACTCTCCTTAGGTGTTTTAACAGGATACACGATCTCTATCCAGGTAACAGGTATGAAGGGAGGATCCTCTTAGACGGAGAAAACATCCTTGAAAAGGACTACGACCTTATAAAGCTTAGAAGTAGAGTTGGAATGGTTTTTCAAAAGCCTACAGCTTTTCCCATGTCAATTTTTGACAACGTTGCTTACGGTTTAAGGTTAAAGGGAATAAAGAATAAGAGTGAACTTGAGGACAGGGTTGAAAAGGCCCTTAAGGATGCAGCCCTTTGGGATGAAGTTAAGGACAGGTTAAAAGACCCAGCATCTGGGCTTTCGGGGGGGCAACAGCAGAGGCTCTGTATTGCCAGGGCTATAGCCGTTGAACCTGAGGTTCTACTCTTTGATGAACCTACAAGTGCCCTTGACCCTATTTCAACTGCAAAGATAGAGGAGCTCGTTGTGAGCTTTAGGGACAGGCTAACAATAATAATTGTTACTCACAACATGCAGCAGGCAGCTAGGGTTTCTGACTACACAGCCTTTATGTACCTTGGGGAGCTTATAGAGTTTAACAGGACGGAGGACATCTTTATAACTCCTAAAGTAAAACTTACAGAGGATTACATTACTGGAAGGTTCGGTTAAGATATCAAACTTCTAATTTTAGACTTCCTTAATACCTTGACCTTTAGGTTTTCTTTATCTTAAAATTCTCTTATGAATCTTTTACAAATCGTTTACAAATTCTTAACATTTTGATAACATAGTGTACTGACCGGTAATTTCAGTTAGGAGAGGGTTATGCTGTACAACTTCATCGTATTTGTTGGGGTTATAGCTGCTATTGGGCTTATTCTCTGGATCGTCTCGGTTGCAGTAGCTCCGAGGGACCCTCACCCTGTTAAGGAGGATACTTACGAGTGTGGCCTTCCGGCTCCAGAACCCATTATCTCAAGCGTTAACTTCCAGTACTACTTCTATGCGATCATCTTTATCGCTATGGATATAGCAGGGGTATTTTTTGTCCTCTACTCTGTAGGTAAGGGAGATCCAAAATTTGGTTGGGTCTTTATTCTCTTTTCTCTCCTTCTGATGGTTCCCCTCTCCTACATAATGATTGGAGGAAACAGGAAATGATTTTAAAGTTTTTTGATTGGAGCCGTTCAAACTCTCCCTGGGGAGTTCACTTCTGTAGCGGCTGTTGTTCTTTAGAGGTTTTAGCCTTAATGGGCCCCAGGTTTGACTGGGAAAGATACGGTTTTATGATGACACCAAGTCCAAGGCAGGCAGACTTCATAATCGTTACAGGATTGGTTTCAAAGAAAGTTCTGCCTGTACTCCTTAGGGTTTATCAGCAGATGCCTGAGCCCAGGTACGTTTTTGGAATGGGTGCCTGTGCAGCAGGAGGCGGTCCCTACTGGGATTCAGACTTCGTTGCTGTTGACGTTTCCCAGTACATACCGTTTGACGTTTTCGTTGCAGGTTGTCCGCCAAATCCAGAAGCAACTTTAGAGGGTCTGTTAAGGCTTAAGGAAATAATACTTAGGGACAGGGAAAACGCTGCTAAGAAGTATCCCAACAGGATGGAAGAGATACCTTACTAAAGAGGAACTGCCATGCTTGAGGATGTAAAGGTGAAAGTAAAGGAAACTTTCGGTTTTGAAAGCGAACCCTACGATACGAACGTTCTGTTGATCCACGCAGAGAGGAACTCTGTTAGAAAGCTCCTTGAGTTCCTTAAAGAACAAGGTTTTAACTACCCTCATACTGTTTCGGTGGTTGATTACATTCCTAAGGGTGAAGGCTTTCAGGTTAACTACATTTTAGAGAACTTATCTGAGAAGAAGTTTGTAATGGTTAGGGTTAATCTGACTGAGAGTGACTTAACAGTTCCCAGTGTCCACGACATATTTCCTCCACTTCAACCCCATGAGAGGGAAGCCTGGGAGATGTTCGGTATTGAGTTCATAGGAAATCCAAGGCTTGAAGTTATGCTCCTTCCAGATTGGGCTGAAGGTTTATACCCCTTGAGGAAATCTTACGACTTTAAGAAGCACAGAAAGCCTTCTAAGGAGAAAAAGTGATGGGAAACAGTATAGCTTCTTCTGGATACACCTTTGTCCTTGAGGAGAGGAAAGAGGTTTCTGGAGAGGACTTAGGTCTTCTCCAGGAAAAGCTTTTACAGCTCAACTGGGGGGTTCAGCACCCTGCTTCTGGTCCTATGAGGTTAAAGGTATGGGTTGACGGCGATGAGGTTGTAAAGGTAGATCCAGATATCGGATACGTTCTTAGGTTGCTAGAAAAGCTCGTTGAGTATAGGACTTGGATTAACGCTATAGTGAACGTAGAGAGAGCCTGTTTTATTGATAACTTTGGAACTATGACAGGTTACTCAATTGCTGCAGAGAAGATTGCTGGGGTTGAGGTTCCAAAGAAGGCAGATTACGTAAGGACAATCCTGTGCGAAGCCGGAAGGATTGTGAGCCACCTTTTAGGTTTGGGAGGAATTGTAGGCGTTCTTGGAGTCCATACTCCTACCCAGTGGGCTCTGATTGCAAGGGAGAAGTTCCTTGATGCTTTTGAGGTTTATTCAGGGCAGAGGATTGCGACTTCCTCAATTGTTCCTGGAGGGGTAAGGTTTGAGCCTACCGGTAAGTTTATAGAGAAGATGGTTACTGCAGTAGATTTCTTGGAGAAAGAGTTTATTCCCCGTTACGGTGAAGTCTTCATAGACAACCCGACCCTTAAGATAAGAACGGTTGGAGTAGGTAAGGTTTCTAAGGAAAAGGCAGTTGAAATAGGACTTGCAGGGCCTGCACTTAGGGCTTCTGGAGTTCCTTCGGACGTAAGGAAGGATTACCCATACGCAGCCTACGGAGAGCTAGACTTTAAAGTGGTTATCCGTGAGGAAGGAGATGCCTATGCAAGGTACCTGGTTCTGTGGGAGGAAATTCAGGAGTCTGCAAAGATTATAAGGCAAGCAATTGAAGGCCTTCCTGAGGGGGATTACAGGACTAAGTTCCCAGTTAAGGTCCCTCCAGGAGAGGCTTACGTAAACGTTGAGTGGGCAAGGGGCTGCTTCGGTTTTCACCTGATTAGCGATGGTGGAACGGGGCCCTACAGGTTGAAGATGAGAGCTCCATCCTTTGCCAACCTTTGGGCTCTACCTGAGATTATGAAGAACGTTAAGCTTGCTGACGTTCCTGTTATCTTTGCATCCCTCTATATGTGCCACGGTGATATAGACAGATAGGAGGATTAAAATGGAGGCATGGTTAAAGGCCCTTCTATTTCCCGGTTTTGTTTTCCTCTTAATAGTTTTCCTAATGATTTTCTACCTTGAGAGGAAAGTCCTTGCCGACGTTCATTTAAGAACGGGGCCTTTCTACGTTGGTAAGTGGGGTCTGCTTCAAACAACTGCTGATGTCTTTAAGCTCATTCAGAAGGAGTTCATTATTCAGAGGAGAGCCAATAAACTCCTCTTTTCCCTCATACCTTTCGTTGCCTTTATAATGGTCGTGATGATGGTTGCCTTCATTCCTTTCTCTGAGGGAAGTTGGGTTGTAAGTACCAGTTTTGACCTTTTAATAATCCTTGCCCTTGTAACTGGAATGCCTCCAGTCTTCTTCTATGCAGGTTGGGTTTCAAGGAGTAAGTACTCCTTTATCGGCGGTCTAAGGGTTGTTAACCAGATGATTTCAGGGGAGATTCCTCTTTGGCTCTCAGCCCTTGCAGCAGCAGTGTTCTTTGGGACTCTAAACTTTATTGAAATAGTCCATAAGAGCTCCTTAGTTTCCTTCATCGTCCTCCTGCCCGCTTTCCTGATATTTATTACTGCTGCGCTGATCGTTTCAGACCGTCCTCCTTTTGATATACCTGAGGCCGAGCAGGAGGTAGTTTACGGATTTTTAACTGAGTTCGGTGGTTTTAACTATGCAATTTTGGCTTTATCAAAGCTTATAGAGCTCTTTGCTATTTTCTCAGTTGGTGTAATCCTCTTTTTAGGAGGATTTAAAGGTCCCATCCTTCCGGGGATTGTGTGGTTTTTCATAAAGCTCGCTCTACTTTACCTGTTCACTTTCGTTGTAAGGGCTTCAACTCCCCGTATTAGGATGGATCAGCTGTTAAGGTTCTGCTGGAAAGTTTTAACTCCACTGGCGCTCTTAAACTTAGTTTTCGTGATTTTAGTAAAGATGTTTATCTCTTAAAAGGAGAGGTAGCCGATGGAAATTAAAGATACTCTCTCTTTTCCGTTAGAGACTACGAAAAAAGTTATTAGGGTAGCAAAGGCTCTCCTTGCACCTAAGGCTACTGAGATTTGGTGGGACAAGGGAGTTAAGAGGGAGCTCCACTACAGGGGAAAGCACGTTATCAAGGTAGAGCTCTGCATAGGTTGTGGAATGTGCGCAAGAGCCTGTCCTGTTAAGTGTATAGATATGATCCCAACCGGGGTTAAAAAACCCCGTGCGGTTCCGAAAGTTAGGGCAAACGAGTGCATATTCTGCGGTTTATGTGAGGATGCATGTCCTACGAAACCTCAAAAGGCTATTCAGCTAACCGATGAGTACAGAATGATCGTTGAGCCTGGAACCTGGGATAACCTCAGTCAGTTCATATTTGAGCCTGAAAACTTAGATGAGGCCATTGAGAAGGCGAAGAAGATGGAGGAGCTCATAGAGAAGAAAAAGCAGGAGGCTTTAAAGAAGAAAATGGAGGCTGAGAAGAAGAGTAAGGGAGAGGAGAAATGATGGGAAACGTCTACTTCTGGCTTATATACGTAATAATAATCGCTTCAGCTATAGTGGCTCTAGAGGCAACGTCACTTCTTTGGGCGGCGATTTCGTTTGTCGTTCTTCTCTCTGAAATTGCCCTTGTTTACTTTGGTTTAAATATGCCGGTTCTCGGTGGCGTTCAGTTAGCAATTTACGCAGGTGGAGTAACTATCCTCGTTCTCTTTGCGATAATGATGGTAGGTGAAAGTTACAGAAAACCACCTGGGAAAGCAGTTAGAGCAATAGTTATTAGTCTATCTCTCCTTGCTGTTGGGGTGCTTTTCAGCTTTGCCAGTGCGATAGATACTTTTCCCTTTAAAGCTTACTCAACACAGTTTCTCGGAACGATTTTTGTTGAGAAATACTCATTCTTTACCATCGTCCTCGGTTTCATTGTTGCAGCACTCCTTTACATGGGTAACGCCATAATTACTAAGAAGAGGGAGGCCGGCTAATATGCTTTTAGAAGCAGACGTTCATGCTTACTTGTTCCTCTCATTTTCTTTACTTGCCGTAGGAGTTTACGGGCTTCTTTCAAGGAAGTCTGTTATTAGAATGCTGTTTGCAGTTGAGATGATAATCAACGCTGCAAACATAAACCTTGCCATTTTCTCAGCCCAGAGGAACGTTGACGGTGAGATCTTTGCCTTCTTCACCATAGGCCTTGCGGCCCTTGAAGCTGCCGTTGGACTTGCGATAGTAATAGTCTTTTACAAGAGATTTGGAGAAGTTATTCCTTCAAAAATAAGGAACTTGAGGTGGTAGGGATGGAGAGTATTGTATACCTGACGATAGCTCTTTTCTTCGTAGGAAGTATCCTTGCCTTCCTTGTAGGTCACTTCTTTGAGAAGTGGTCTTCTTTCTGGGTTGCGGCTGCAACAGGCCTTTTAGGTTTCATCATGACCTGTTTCATTGCTTTAAACCTTCATGAGCACCCAATCGTTCATCACTTTAACTGGTTCTCTTTCGGTTCCTTTAACGTTCCGTTGGGAATTTACGTTGATAACCTTGCAGTCATAATGGCCTTAATCGCTACTGGAATCGGTTTCCTTGATATTGTCTTTTCAAGGGGTTATATGGAGGAGGATGAGTCCCCTGAAAGGTACTACTTTGAGAAGCTGTTCTTTATAGGTTCAATGGTCGGCCTCGTCTTCGTGAGTAATTTACTCGGTCTTTACATCTTCTGGGAAGGTGTTGGACTCTGTTCATACCTATTAATTGGTTACTGGTATTGGAAGAAGAGTGCTGCAGAGGCGGCACTTAAAGCCTTTGTGATGACACGTTTTGGTGACGTCTTTATGCTAGCAGGGATAATTGTTGCATGGGTTTTACTTGGAACTATTGAATTTCAAGATTTAAACGCACTTGCAGTTGCAGGTGCTTTTAGCGTTAAGTTGGGACTTTTAATTTCAATCCTCCTCTTCATCGGTGCAATTGGTAAGTCTGCCCAGTTCCCCCTCTTCCCGTGGTTACTTGATGCTATGGAAGGTCCTACTACAGTATCAGCCCTTATTCACGCTGCTACTATGGTTAATGCCGGTGTTTATATGGTTGCAAGGCTCTTCCCATTCTTTGATTACTCCCACGCTTTAATAGTTGTTGCCTTTGTAGGTGCTGTTTCTGCCTTTATTGCCGCTACTGGAGCTCTTGCCCATACGGAGATTAAGAAGATTCTTGCCTTCTCTACGATGGAACACCTTGCCCTTATGTTTGTTGCAATTGGCGTTGGCTCTGCCGTTGCGGGAGTATTTCACCTTATGAACCATGCAATATTTAAGGCCTTACTCTTCCTAGCTGCTGGTGCAGTTATCCACATGACCCACCATACTAAAGATGCTTTTAAGCTTGGAGGTCTATTAAAGTACATGCCCCAAACGGGTATTCTGTTCTTAATAGGTATTCTCGCACTTGCGGGAGTTCCTCCCTTTAACGGATTCTTCAGTAAGGACTGGATTTTGGCTTCAGTCTATTCCTACGGTAATCCAATAATTTTCTGGCTTACATTTATAGCTGCTGTCCTTTGTATAGCTTATGGTTTTAGACTCTGGTTTGTCGTCTTTACTGGAGAGCCTTCAGAGAACTCAAAACACGCAAGAGAGGCTTACCCAATAATGCTTGTTCCTCTTTACGTTTTAGCTTCAATGACGATACTCATTCCCTTCTTTAAGGAAAAGATTATTCACTTTATAGCAGGTGGAGAGGTTCATGAGCCCCTGTTCCTTAACCTCCTTGTTGCAACCCTCACCGTTATGTTTGTCCTGTTTGGGATAGTTTTCCTCATTTACTACAAGAGGGTACTTTCAACTGCAAAGTTCCTTGCCCATCCCCTTGGAAAGGGTATAAACCAGTTCCTTTACAACGGCTGGTACGTCGATGCGGCTATAAAGTGGATATGCAGGAACGTCTTTTACGGCTCAATTGCAAAGGCTGTTGAGTGGATAGATGTAAACGTTGTTGATGGAGCAGTTAACGGCACTGCAAAGCTTTCCCTTGCCTGCTGGGATAGGTGCAGGAAGGTACAGACCGGAGATCTTGTAGATTACCTAACTTACTTTGTCGCAGGTGTAGTGACGCTGATCCTTATCATTCTCTTTATTTAGGAGGAGTGGATGGTTCTACTGAGCATGATACTAATTCCTGTTATAGTTGCACCCTTTGCCTGGTTCCTTGAGAGGGTAAATAGGGATATTCCAAAGTACTTATCCCTTGCCGTTGGAATTTTCCTTTCCATCTGTACGGCTTACCTGATAGCTAAATATCCAGGTAACGGTTTTGCCTTTAAAGAGTTCTATACCATTTACCCTCCATTTGACTTTAACCTACACCTTGCTGTAGATGGAATTTCCCTTCTACTCCTTGGAGTTACCGCTTTCTTGGCGATAACTGTTACCCTTTCATCCTGGCACGTTGAGAGGCCGGGTGCTTACTTCTTCTTAATTCTTGTTTTCTTGGGGCCTATGGTCGGCGTTTTCTCTTCCCTAAACCTCCTTTGGTTCTTTATCTTCTGGGAATTTACTCTAGTTCCTATGTTTTTCCACATAGGTATATGGGGAGCTGAGAACAGAATTTACGCTGCTATGAAATTCTTTATCTACACCCACTTGGCAAGTATATTCCTCCTTCTCGGAATCATCGTTCTCTATCTGAACGCCCATACGTTTGAGTTTGAAAAGCTTGTTGGAATAAACCTAGATCCTGGAATTGCAAAGCTTATCTGGATACTAATGTTTATAGGTTTTGCAGTTAAGATGCCGGTTGTTCCTTTCCACACTTGGCTTCCCGATGCACACGTTCAGGCTCCTTCTCCTATTTCTGTCTTCCTTGCAGGTCTCCTTCTGAAGATGGGTGCATACGGTCTTTTAAGGTGGGAGATTTTCGTTTTTCCACAGGTGAGCAAGTTCTTCGCTCCGTTAATGGCAACCCTTGCCGTTTTAACGATATTCTATGCAGGCTTTAGAGCACTTGCTGAGGACCACATTAAGAGAATGGTTGCCTACTCCTCAATTAACCATATGGGCTTTGTTCTACTGGCTCTTGCTTCACTAACTGCTGCCGGTATCTCTGCTGCAGTTTATGAGATGCTTGGACACGCTTTAGTAATTTCTCTCCTATTTATGGTTGCTGGATATATCCACCATAAAACTCATACCTGGTACATCTCAGAGCTCGGCGGTCTTATGAAGAGAATCCCTCTTTTAATGACTATGTTCGTTATCGGCGTTCTTGCAGCTGTAGGACTTCCTGGAACTGCAGGCTTTGTAGGAGAGTTTACAGTTATGCTTGCAGCCTTTGATTATTGGGGCTGGATTATGATTATCGTACCTTTTGCTAGTGCTCTCTCTGCAGGTTTCTTTATGTGGATGCTCCAGAGAGCAGTTTTTGGTCCTTTAAAGGAGAGCTTGAAGGAGTTAAAACTTACAGAACTTCCTCTCATTGAAAATATTCCACTGGCGATGTACATAGTTGCCTTTATCTTTGTCGGACTAATTCCTTCAGTCGTTTTTAACCTATATAACCCTGTTGTAAATACTTTTGCACAACTCTTTAAGTAGGGGGTAACAGGTGAATATTAACTTCTTAACGGCAGTTATGCTTTTAACTTTAACTGGGGCTTTTCTTCCCGTAATTAACAGGTTGTTTAGAATATCCACCCTCCTTGGAGCTGTAATTTCAACCTTTGGCTACTTACTGGCCCTTTTCTTCGTTTTGATATCGGACCAGGGGAGGACCATACTTAACTCGTTCTTTACAACGGATGAAGTTTCTAGACTTATTGGAGTGCTTATCTTAGTGGCGTCTTGGATGTTGATGCTTGTCGTTTATTGGATTGTCCAGAAGGACAAGTTTGTCAATGAGCTCATTGGATCGGTAATGATTTCAACTGCCGGAGCTCTCCTTTTAATATGCGCTAAT includes:
- a CDS encoding complex I subunit 4 family protein, with protein sequence MVLLSMILIPVIVAPFAWFLERVNRDIPKYLSLAVGIFLSICTAYLIAKYPGNGFAFKEFYTIYPPFDFNLHLAVDGISLLLLGVTAFLAITVTLSSWHVERPGAYFFLILVFLGPMVGVFSSLNLLWFFIFWEFTLVPMFFHIGIWGAENRIYAAMKFFIYTHLASIFLLLGIIVLYLNAHTFEFEKLVGINLDPGIAKLIWILMFIGFAVKMPVVPFHTWLPDAHVQAPSPISVFLAGLLLKMGAYGLLRWEIFVFPQVSKFFAPLMATLAVLTIFYAGFRALAEDHIKRMVAYSSINHMGFVLLALASLTAAGISAAVYEMLGHALVISLLFMVAGYIHHKTHTWYISELGGLMKRIPLLMTMFVIGVLAAVGLPGTAGFVGEFTVMLAAFDYWGWIMIIVPFASALSAGFFMWMLQRAVFGPLKESLKELKLTELPLIENIPLAMYIVAFIFVGLIPSVVFNLYNPVVNTFAQLFK